Proteins encoded within one genomic window of Pedobacter africanus:
- a CDS encoding TolC family protein yields MENWRCTMYIIKKILWILLLLPLQSIAQQPVLSLDSILLRIDRNNLLLQSYGLKAESFKHTAKAATAWMAPMVGVGTFMTPYPGQMLMDDRDKGSVMLQLEQDIPNPVKLNANRRYIESKGKVENETRGVTLNEYKAQAKRLYFGWLVAAQKIAVLQQNQKIMETMKKIEEIRYPYNQSKLGSVYKTASKLEENHNMIRMQEGDIARARAWLNSLMNQQGNAGFAIDTAYQPGFVPEAAIDTASLALARNDIKKMDYSIQSMQLNIEAMKKQSRPDFKLRFDHMSPLTKMMPKAFSVMGMVSIPIAPWSSKMYKSEVKGMEYEVQAMGKEKAAMLQETQGMLYGMQFEIQSMQKRIDAMEDKIVPALKKTLDVSFLSYRENKMELPEVIGAWEALTMMQTNVLDEKLKLYLMIADYEKELYR; encoded by the coding sequence ATGGAAAACTGGAGGTGCACGATGTACATCATTAAGAAAATATTATGGATTTTATTGCTGCTGCCCTTACAGAGCATAGCGCAGCAGCCGGTTCTTTCGCTCGACAGCATTTTATTGCGGATAGACAGGAACAATTTGTTGCTGCAGTCGTACGGTTTGAAAGCCGAAAGTTTTAAACATACGGCAAAGGCGGCAACTGCCTGGATGGCCCCGATGGTAGGGGTGGGTACCTTTATGACACCCTATCCCGGACAAATGCTGATGGACGACAGGGACAAAGGCTCTGTTATGCTGCAGCTGGAACAGGACATTCCCAATCCGGTAAAACTGAATGCGAACAGGCGTTACATAGAATCGAAAGGAAAAGTAGAAAATGAGACTCGGGGCGTAACCTTAAATGAGTATAAGGCACAGGCCAAGCGCCTGTATTTTGGCTGGCTGGTAGCAGCGCAGAAAATTGCGGTGCTGCAGCAAAACCAGAAGATCATGGAGACCATGAAAAAGATCGAAGAGATCAGGTATCCCTACAACCAGTCTAAACTGGGCAGCGTTTACAAAACGGCATCAAAGCTGGAAGAGAACCACAACATGATCAGGATGCAGGAAGGTGATATAGCGCGTGCCCGTGCCTGGCTGAACAGCCTGATGAACCAGCAGGGAAATGCAGGCTTTGCCATTGATACGGCCTATCAGCCCGGGTTTGTGCCGGAAGCAGCTATAGATACCGCCAGCCTGGCCCTGGCGCGGAACGACATTAAAAAAATGGATTACAGCATACAATCCATGCAGCTGAACATAGAGGCGATGAAAAAACAAAGTCGCCCCGACTTTAAGCTGAGGTTCGACCACATGTCGCCCTTAACCAAAATGATGCCCAAAGCGTTCAGTGTAATGGGAATGGTGAGCATCCCGATAGCCCCATGGTCGTCGAAAATGTATAAGTCTGAAGTGAAAGGAATGGAGTATGAAGTACAGGCTATGGGTAAAGAAAAGGCGGCCATGCTGCAGGAAACCCAGGGTATGCTGTACGGCATGCAGTTCGAGATCCAGTCAATGCAGAAGCGCATTGATGCGATGGAAGACAAGATTGTGCCTGCCCTGAAAAAGACGCTTGATGTAAGTTTTTTGAGCTACAGGGAAAATAAAATGGAGCTGCCAGAAGTGATTGGTGCATGGGAAGCTTTGACCATGATGCAGACCAATGTGCTTGATGAGAAATTGAAATTATATTTAATGATTGCTGATTATGAAAAAGAACTATATCGTTAA
- a CDS encoding efflux RND transporter permease subunit: MIKWFKNIFKKSPDWITEEDRLAVITKSSKQVSRGVFFATVIIITSFLPVFMLTGQEGKLFHPLAFTKTFIMIVDALLVITLAPVLISFFMKGKFKPDNANPVNRFLEKVYEPVIRVVLKWRKTTIAVNVIALLITIPLLKNLGTEFIPPLDEQSILFMPVTLPDVSNAEAKRILQVQDKIIKSVPEVDKVLGKAGRASTATDNSPISMIETIITLKPKSEWREGITKKDIVTELDAKLQIPGVVNGWTQPIINRINMLATGIRTDVGIKVFGQNLDTIAAVSEKVKAALEGTPGVSDLFVEPITGGKYLSINIKREELARYGLNVDDVNQVVESALGGAPVGNTIEGRQRFSISVRLAQEYRNSVARIERIPIQSPGFGEVPLSAVADVKFEDGPPMISSDNAILRGAVMFNVRDRDLGSTVKDAMEKLNKEKGVLPEGYFLEWSGQYENLIRGQQTLMWIAPVVLVIIFFSLYFAFHSVREAFLSLITVPFALIGGAYMIYFWGVNLSVGVAVGFIALFGIAVETGIVMVIYLNDAMHQLVKLRGNSSETITKEELREYVIHGAAKRLRPKLMTVCVSLFGLVPVLWATGVGVDVMQPIVLPMIGGVLTSSTHILLVTPLIFLMSKEYELRKYGKLEVHDVHH, from the coding sequence ATGATCAAGTGGTTTAAAAATATATTTAAAAAATCGCCCGACTGGATTACAGAAGAAGACCGCCTGGCGGTCATCACCAAGTCGAGCAAGCAGGTTTCCAGAGGGGTATTTTTTGCAACAGTTATTATCATTACCTCCTTTTTGCCGGTATTTATGTTAACCGGACAGGAGGGCAAGCTGTTCCACCCGCTGGCCTTTACCAAAACATTCATCATGATTGTGGATGCCCTGCTGGTCATTACCCTGGCGCCTGTACTTATTTCTTTCTTTATGAAAGGCAAGTTCAAGCCAGATAATGCCAATCCGGTAAACCGCTTTCTGGAAAAGGTTTATGAACCGGTTATCAGGGTAGTGCTGAAATGGAGAAAAACAACGATAGCTGTGAATGTGATTGCTTTGCTGATTACCATTCCTTTGCTTAAAAACCTGGGTACAGAGTTCATTCCCCCGCTCGATGAGCAGAGCATTCTGTTTATGCCGGTAACTTTGCCGGATGTATCCAATGCCGAGGCAAAGCGGATTTTGCAGGTGCAGGACAAGATCATCAAATCGGTACCTGAAGTAGATAAAGTGCTGGGAAAGGCTGGCCGTGCCAGTACGGCAACCGACAACTCGCCGATCAGTATGATCGAGACCATCATTACGCTGAAGCCGAAAAGCGAATGGCGCGAGGGCATCACTAAAAAAGATATTGTTACCGAGCTTGATGCCAAATTGCAGATTCCGGGCGTGGTAAACGGCTGGACGCAACCCATCATTAACCGTATCAATATGCTGGCTACGGGTATCCGTACCGATGTGGGCATTAAAGTATTCGGGCAAAACCTGGATACCATTGCGGCCGTATCTGAAAAGGTGAAAGCGGCATTGGAAGGTACTCCGGGAGTGAGCGATTTGTTTGTAGAGCCCATTACAGGTGGAAAATACCTGTCAATCAATATTAAAAGAGAAGAGCTGGCGCGCTACGGCCTGAATGTGGATGACGTGAACCAGGTGGTAGAAAGTGCATTGGGCGGCGCGCCCGTAGGCAATACCATTGAAGGCAGGCAGCGTTTTTCCATCAGCGTGCGCCTGGCGCAGGAATACCGTAATAGCGTAGCCCGTATTGAGCGTATCCCGATACAGTCGCCCGGTTTTGGCGAAGTTCCTTTATCGGCTGTAGCCGATGTGAAATTTGAGGATGGCCCGCCAATGATCAGTTCCGACAACGCCATTTTACGTGGTGCGGTAATGTTTAATGTGCGAGACAGGGACCTGGGCAGCACCGTAAAGGATGCAATGGAGAAACTGAACAAAGAAAAAGGGGTGCTGCCCGAAGGATATTTCCTGGAGTGGAGCGGGCAATACGAGAACCTGATTCGCGGACAGCAGACCCTGATGTGGATTGCCCCGGTTGTGTTGGTGATCATCTTTTTCTCACTCTATTTTGCTTTTCACTCTGTAAGGGAAGCCTTCTTAAGCCTTATTACCGTTCCTTTTGCCCTGATAGGTGGTGCTTATATGATCTATTTCTGGGGCGTTAACCTATCGGTAGGTGTGGCTGTAGGCTTTATTGCTTTGTTTGGAATAGCAGTGGAAACCGGGATTGTGATGGTCATTTACCTGAACGATGCCATGCATCAGCTGGTAAAACTGAGAGGAAACTCGAGTGAGACAATTACTAAAGAAGAGCTGCGGGAATATGTGATCCATGGTGCAGCGAAAAGGTTAAGGCCAAAACTGATGACGGTATGTGTATCGTTGTTTGGACTGGTGCCTGTACTCTGGGCAACAGGGGTAGGCGTGGATGTGATGCAGCCTATAGTGCTACCCATGATAGGCGGGGTACTAACCTCTTCTACACACATTCTGCTGGTTACCCCGCTGATCTTTTTAATGTCTAAAGAGTATGAATTGAGGAAATATGGAAAACTGGAGGTGCACGATGTACATCATTAA
- a CDS encoding efflux RND transporter permease subunit, whose product MVHKIIEWSMQNRFIVLVLSAGLFIWGVFSVQKNPIDAIPDLSENQVIVFTEWMGRSPQLIEDQVTYPLVTNLQGIPKIKYVRGSSMFGMSFIYVIFEDDVDVYWARERVMERISTISKTLPDGVTPQLGPDGTGVGHVLWYTLDAPDMDLGEQRAIQDWYVKFALQNVSGVSEIASFGGFQKQYQITVDPNKLLYYKLTVPQVIAAVRANNNESGGRKFEMSDIGYIIKTSGYLKSLEEIANIPVKNQNGTPIKVSDLATVQMTGETRLGIFDQDGEGERAGGIVVMRYGENAAEVIDKVKAKMNEVAKGLPKGVKFDIVYDRGELIKESVDSIKNTLIEEMIVVSIIVFIFLFHWRSALSIIIQIPITIAASFILLNAFGISSNIMSLTGIALAIGVIVDNGIIMSENAYKHLAERYELWEKNQNKTTTS is encoded by the coding sequence ATGGTACATAAAATTATAGAATGGTCGATGCAGAACCGGTTTATTGTACTGGTGCTTTCTGCGGGCTTATTTATATGGGGCGTATTCTCCGTACAAAAGAACCCGATAGATGCCATTCCAGACCTTTCGGAAAACCAGGTTATTGTGTTTACCGAATGGATGGGACGTTCGCCGCAACTGATAGAGGACCAGGTAACTTATCCACTGGTCACCAATTTACAGGGTATCCCTAAAATCAAATATGTGAGGGGCTCTTCTATGTTCGGTATGAGTTTTATCTATGTCATATTTGAAGACGATGTAGATGTGTACTGGGCCCGGGAGCGGGTAATGGAACGGATCAGCACCATTTCGAAAACCCTGCCCGATGGGGTAACGCCACAGCTGGGACCAGATGGTACAGGTGTAGGCCACGTGCTTTGGTATACACTCGATGCTCCGGATATGGACCTGGGCGAACAGCGGGCCATACAAGACTGGTATGTGAAGTTTGCCCTGCAAAATGTATCGGGGGTAAGTGAAATTGCCTCGTTTGGCGGTTTCCAGAAACAATACCAGATCACCGTAGATCCGAATAAACTGCTCTATTACAAACTTACCGTGCCGCAGGTGATTGCCGCAGTAAGGGCCAACAACAACGAATCGGGCGGCCGCAAGTTCGAAATGAGCGATATCGGATATATCATCAAAACTTCAGGCTATCTCAAATCGCTGGAAGAAATAGCCAATATCCCGGTTAAAAACCAGAACGGAACTCCTATCAAGGTCTCAGACCTGGCCACGGTACAAATGACCGGCGAGACCAGGCTGGGCATATTTGACCAGGATGGTGAGGGTGAACGGGCCGGTGGTATTGTAGTGATGCGCTACGGTGAAAATGCCGCTGAGGTGATTGACAAAGTAAAGGCCAAGATGAACGAAGTGGCCAAAGGCCTGCCCAAAGGCGTAAAGTTTGATATTGTGTACGACAGGGGCGAGCTGATCAAAGAATCGGTCGACTCGATCAAAAATACGCTCATTGAAGAGATGATTGTGGTATCGATCATCGTATTTATATTCCTGTTCCACTGGCGCAGTGCGCTGAGCATCATTATCCAGATCCCGATAACCATTGCCGCCAGTTTTATCCTGCTCAATGCATTCGGTATTTCATCCAACATCATGTCGCTCACTGGGATTGCCCTGGCCATAGGCGTAATTGTGGACAATGGGATCATCATGAGCGAAAATGCCTATAAACACCTGGCCGAACGGTACGAATTGTGGGAAAAGAACCAAAATAAAACGACAACATCATGA
- a CDS encoding heavy-metal-associated domain-containing protein, which produces MNSLRILSVVVLTFLGSAVFAQTKTDKIKVLGNCGMCKKKIESALKVPGISAADWNKTTKVLTVSYDSTKISNQQVQQKVAAVGYDTEKVKATKEAYEKLPDCCQYDRTGKAGETH; this is translated from the coding sequence ATGAACTCATTGAGAATTCTTTCGGTAGTCGTATTGACTTTCCTTGGCAGTGCTGTATTTGCACAGACTAAAACAGACAAAATTAAAGTATTGGGTAACTGTGGCATGTGTAAAAAGAAAATAGAATCTGCACTTAAAGTACCCGGTATAAGTGCGGCCGACTGGAATAAAACCACTAAAGTGCTTACGGTAAGTTACGATTCTACAAAAATCAGCAACCAGCAGGTACAGCAGAAAGTAGCTGCGGTAGGCTATGATACCGAGAAGGTAAAAGCTACAAAAGAGGCCTACGAAAAATTACCTGACTGCTGTCAGTACGACCGTACAGGTAAAGCAGGCGAAACACACTAA
- a CDS encoding HYC_CC_PP family protein, protein MKRTLLTILAIFYLGIASGASVHFHYCMGKLVSWGFEKESRKVCDFCGMPKTESKKKSCCKDIEQKAKVEKSQKAGQISYKFDQLPVVVVLPELLVNCQPAVPVKITREALSNAPPDGTRVPVYLKNCTYRI, encoded by the coding sequence ATGAAAAGAACACTGCTTACTATTCTTGCCATCTTTTATCTGGGCATAGCCAGCGGGGCAAGTGTGCATTTTCATTATTGCATGGGCAAACTGGTTAGCTGGGGCTTTGAAAAAGAATCCCGGAAGGTTTGTGATTTCTGCGGAATGCCTAAAACGGAGTCCAAAAAGAAATCGTGCTGCAAAGACATCGAACAAAAAGCCAAGGTTGAAAAATCCCAGAAGGCGGGTCAGATCAGTTATAAGTTTGATCAGCTTCCTGTAGTGGTTGTCCTTCCGGAGCTGCTTGTAAACTGCCAGCCAGCCGTACCTGTAAAAATTACCAGGGAAGCATTGAGCAATGCACCCCCCGATGGAACGAGAGTCCCTGTTTACCTGAAAAACTGTACCTACAGAATATAA
- a CDS encoding heavy-metal-associated domain-containing protein: protein METLKFKTNIKCSGCIAAVTPFLNELPEVTKWEVDTNNPDKILTIEGNDSLDAETVVNTIEKAGYAAREL, encoded by the coding sequence ATGGAAACACTAAAATTTAAAACAAATATCAAATGCAGCGGATGTATTGCTGCGGTAACACCCTTCCTTAACGAGCTGCCTGAGGTAACCAAATGGGAAGTAGATACCAATAACCCTGATAAAATCCTTACTATAGAAGGAAATGATAGCCTTGATGCAGAAACAGTGGTAAATACCATTGAAAAAGCGGGCTATGCAGCAAGGGAATTGTAA
- a CDS encoding heavy metal translocating P-type ATPase, with protein sequence MNNNVETISMPVLGMTCAACAVSVESIIAAQEGVDKAAVNYATQTVQVSYRPAVVQPEAFQKAVQSIGYDLIVQQEGAKELQEEAQRNHYQSLKKRMIWSLILTIPVVIIGMFFMDMPNGNYYMLALTTPVLFIFGRNFFVNAWKQAKYGKANMDTLVALSTGIAYVFSVFNTFNPEFWHNRGLHPHVYFEAAAVVIVFIMLGKLLEERAKSNTSSAIKKLIGLQPKTVIVLTDAGEKEIAVADVKIADQLLVRSGEKVPVDGVVYEGSSFVDESMITGEPVAVAKKAGDKVFAGTINQKGSFKFRAEKVGGETMLAQIIKLVQEAQGSKAPVQKLVDKIAGIFVPIVILIALISLGAWMVFGGEHAFTQGLLAMVTVLVIACPCALGLATPTAIMVGIGKGAESGILIKDAEALELGHKVNAVILDKTGTITEGKPEVTHVKWAAELPKDKPQLQGILMALEQASEHPLAEAIVRKLRTESIKSAAVSDFESLTGKGVVAVAEGEKYWAGSHKILNGQHVPEALQAKVTELQQLAQTVIYFTSSSQVLAIVAIADQIKAGSAQAVSALKEAGIAVYMLTGDNEQTAASVAAQAGIDHFKAEVLPSDKSDFVKELQAKGKVVAMIGDGINDSQALAQADVSIAMGKGSDIAIDVAKMTLVSSDLQQVPKALRLSKLTVKAIRQNLFWAFIYNLIGIPIAAGLLYPINGFLLNPMIAGAAMALSSVSVVGNSLRLKLAKLS encoded by the coding sequence ATGAACAACAATGTAGAAACAATTTCGATGCCGGTACTGGGGATGACCTGTGCTGCTTGTGCCGTAAGTGTTGAATCTATTATAGCTGCACAAGAGGGTGTAGATAAAGCTGCTGTTAATTATGCCACGCAAACTGTACAGGTAAGCTACCGCCCTGCTGTAGTTCAGCCTGAAGCTTTCCAAAAGGCAGTTCAGTCTATAGGCTACGACCTGATTGTACAGCAGGAAGGCGCCAAAGAACTTCAGGAAGAAGCGCAAAGAAACCATTACCAGTCGCTCAAAAAAAGGATGATCTGGTCGCTGATCCTTACCATTCCGGTTGTTATTATTGGTATGTTCTTTATGGATATGCCCAATGGTAATTATTATATGCTGGCCTTAACCACACCTGTTTTGTTCATCTTCGGCCGTAATTTTTTTGTGAACGCCTGGAAGCAGGCCAAATATGGGAAGGCCAATATGGATACCCTGGTGGCTTTAAGTACAGGTATTGCTTATGTATTCAGTGTTTTCAACACCTTTAATCCCGAATTCTGGCACAACAGGGGCCTGCACCCACACGTGTATTTTGAGGCCGCAGCAGTGGTAATTGTGTTTATCATGCTGGGTAAGCTGCTGGAAGAAAGGGCAAAATCAAACACGTCTTCAGCCATTAAAAAGCTAATCGGCTTACAGCCTAAAACAGTAATTGTATTGACCGATGCCGGAGAAAAAGAAATTGCGGTGGCCGATGTAAAGATTGCAGATCAGCTATTGGTACGCTCCGGAGAGAAAGTGCCGGTAGATGGTGTGGTGTATGAAGGCAGTTCTTTTGTAGACGAAAGTATGATTACCGGTGAGCCGGTTGCTGTAGCCAAAAAGGCGGGTGATAAGGTTTTTGCCGGAACCATTAACCAGAAAGGCAGCTTTAAGTTTAGGGCAGAGAAGGTTGGTGGTGAGACCATGCTGGCGCAGATCATTAAACTGGTGCAGGAAGCCCAGGGATCTAAAGCCCCGGTGCAGAAACTGGTCGATAAAATTGCGGGCATATTTGTGCCTATAGTGATCCTGATTGCGCTCATTAGTCTGGGTGCATGGATGGTATTTGGAGGCGAGCATGCCTTTACACAGGGATTACTTGCTATGGTTACCGTATTGGTTATTGCCTGCCCTTGTGCGTTGGGGCTGGCAACACCTACGGCAATCATGGTGGGTATTGGAAAAGGTGCAGAAAGTGGTATTTTAATCAAAGATGCTGAAGCTCTGGAACTGGGTCATAAAGTAAATGCTGTAATTTTAGATAAAACCGGTACCATTACCGAAGGCAAACCTGAGGTAACCCATGTAAAATGGGCTGCTGAACTGCCTAAAGATAAGCCACAGCTTCAGGGCATATTAATGGCTTTGGAACAGGCTTCAGAGCACCCGCTGGCAGAAGCTATTGTACGCAAGCTGAGAACAGAAAGCATTAAAAGTGCTGCAGTAAGCGATTTTGAAAGCCTGACCGGTAAAGGTGTTGTTGCAGTGGCCGAAGGAGAAAAATACTGGGCCGGCAGCCATAAAATTTTAAATGGGCAGCATGTTCCGGAGGCCTTGCAGGCCAAAGTAACGGAACTGCAGCAACTCGCCCAAACCGTAATTTATTTTACCAGCTCATCGCAGGTACTCGCAATTGTGGCCATAGCCGATCAGATCAAGGCCGGCTCTGCCCAGGCCGTCAGTGCTTTAAAAGAGGCAGGTATAGCTGTGTACATGCTCACCGGCGATAACGAGCAGACGGCGGCTTCTGTAGCAGCACAGGCTGGTATTGATCATTTTAAAGCCGAAGTACTGCCTTCAGATAAATCGGACTTTGTAAAAGAGTTGCAGGCCAAAGGTAAGGTGGTGGCCATGATCGGGGATGGTATTAACGATAGCCAGGCACTGGCACAGGCCGATGTTTCTATAGCCATGGGCAAAGGTTCGGATATTGCCATTGATGTGGCCAAGATGACACTGGTATCTTCCGATCTGCAGCAGGTGCCTAAAGCCCTGCGCCTATCTAAACTCACGGTAAAGGCCATTCGCCAGAACCTGTTCTGGGCATTTATTTACAACCTGATCGGAATCCCTATCGCTGCCGGGCTGTTGTACCCAATCAATGGTTTCCTGCTGAACCCAATGATTGCCGGGGCCGCAATGGCATTGAGCTCTGTATCGGTAGTAGGCAATAGCCTGAGGCTTAAACTTGCAAAACTTAGTTAA